A portion of the Natronococcus sp. AD-5 genome contains these proteins:
- a CDS encoding universal stress protein: MASERYTIVVALANPATVEQLLRTASDLANRHGGRVHAVAVEHKPASSPFLLFSDEHVTAEYADESTRILERATAVSDAAITTDLRIDSDVPGAIRAVVDDVDADALLLGWREPSTAADAVLGTSVDPILRRPPCDTLVERMGTVADGVDRVLMPTVGGPHVELAADVVGAVALANEARVTVLSIVTPEGRMADEEAARREVRAAAAHLPEVPVDRRVEDAPSSTTGILEAAADHDFVVLGATGTGRIRPPVIGSVARTVGREATCPVLIAKRRTDSWAERALERVRSAPFAR; this comes from the coding sequence ATGGCGAGCGAGCGGTACACGATCGTCGTCGCGCTCGCGAACCCCGCGACCGTCGAGCAGTTGCTGCGGACCGCGTCGGACCTGGCGAACCGACACGGCGGGCGCGTTCACGCGGTCGCGGTCGAACACAAGCCCGCTTCCTCCCCGTTCTTGCTGTTCTCCGACGAGCACGTCACCGCCGAGTACGCCGACGAGAGCACGCGGATCCTCGAGCGGGCGACGGCGGTCTCGGACGCCGCGATCACGACGGACCTGCGGATCGACAGCGACGTCCCTGGCGCGATTCGGGCGGTCGTCGACGATGTCGACGCCGACGCCTTGCTCCTCGGCTGGCGCGAGCCGTCGACCGCCGCGGACGCGGTCCTCGGCACGTCGGTCGATCCGATCCTTCGGCGACCCCCGTGTGACACGCTCGTCGAGCGCATGGGGACGGTCGCCGACGGCGTCGACCGCGTGCTGATGCCGACCGTCGGCGGCCCTCACGTCGAACTCGCGGCCGACGTCGTCGGCGCGGTCGCCCTCGCGAACGAGGCGCGCGTGACCGTCCTCTCGATCGTGACGCCCGAGGGACGGATGGCCGACGAGGAGGCCGCCCGCCGAGAGGTTCGAGCGGCCGCCGCGCACCTGCCGGAGGTTCCGGTCGACCGACGGGTCGAGGACGCGCCCTCGTCGACGACGGGAATCCTCGAGGCCGCCGCGGACCACGACTTCGTCGTGCTGGGCGCGACCGGAACCGGACGGATCCGCCCGCCGGTGATCGGATCGGTTGCGAGAACAGTCGGGCGGGAAGCGACCTGTCCGGTTCTCATCGCAAAACGCCGGACCGATTCGTGGGCCGAACGCGCGCTCGAGCGGGTGCGATCGGCGCCGTTCGCCCGGTAG
- a CDS encoding PRC-barrel domain containing protein produces MTRETITKADEGKRVLNTDGTEVGRIVEVSDGRGYVDPNPSITDTIKAKLGWGEVNADAHPLDEGSIEKITDDAVYLRGTM; encoded by the coding sequence ATGACACGAGAGACGATCACGAAAGCGGACGAAGGAAAGCGGGTTCTGAACACCGACGGCACGGAGGTCGGTCGGATCGTGGAGGTGAGCGACGGTCGCGGCTACGTCGATCCGAATCCGAGCATCACGGACACGATCAAGGCCAAACTCGGCTGGGGCGAGGTCAACGCGGACGCGCATCCCCTCGACGAGGGAAGTATCGAGAAGATTACCGACGACGCCGTCTATCTTCGCGGCACGATGTGA
- a CDS encoding HalOD1 output domain-containing protein, producing MSRRAPSEPNPGVSSVYRTVHDPGGPATLSTTVAHALADCMGIDVTDGRVSLYDSVDPTALDRLFRPRHDGAPRTGGMLSFVVDGYYVTVYADGEVVVEPPTDRY from the coding sequence ATGTCTCGACGGGCACCCAGCGAACCGAACCCGGGCGTTTCATCAGTATATCGTACCGTTCACGATCCCGGTGGGCCGGCGACGCTCAGCACGACGGTCGCACACGCGCTGGCCGACTGCATGGGAATCGACGTCACCGACGGTCGCGTTTCGCTTTACGACAGCGTCGACCCGACGGCGCTCGACAGGCTCTTTCGACCGCGCCACGACGGCGCGCCGCGAACCGGCGGGATGCTTTCGTTCGTCGTCGACGGCTACTACGTGACGGTCTACGCCGACGGCGAAGTCGTCGTCGAACCGCCGACCGACCGGTACTGA
- a CDS encoding DUF7577 domain-containing protein has protein sequence MELWGWLIGYVALFALLHLLLYYVYVRREDGEGVQSPSFTDAGRTQSRSSPGSDRYPHAPDGASDPEELEDGIEFDGETIRCPHCGARNEADQTFTYCWNCISALRQ, from the coding sequence ATGGAGCTCTGGGGCTGGCTCATCGGATACGTGGCGTTATTCGCCCTCTTACACCTGTTACTGTACTACGTCTACGTTCGACGTGAAGACGGGGAGGGCGTCCAGTCACCCTCCTTTACCGACGCCGGCCGGACCCAGTCGCGCTCTTCGCCCGGTTCCGACCGCTACCCGCACGCACCCGACGGCGCCAGCGACCCCGAGGAACTCGAAGACGGGATCGAGTTCGACGGAGAGACCATTCGGTGTCCCCACTGCGGCGCCCGCAACGAGGCCGATCAGACGTTCACCTACTGCTGGAACTGCATTTCGGCGCTTCGGCAGTGA